ATCAACTTTTGTTTCATCCTTATCATATTTAAGCTTCTTCAGTATCTCAATTGTGAAATTTGACTCTCCATGTTCCTTCCAGTCCTTTTGAAGTTCTTTGTTAGGATGATTTCCTAATTCTAATTTAAATTTTGTGCTGTTTATTGTACCTTTCAGATCTTGGGTTACTTCTATATAGCACTTATCATTAAAGTTAGACTTAATAATAAATATCCCCATATCTGATTTCATAGCTTTATACAGTTCTTTAAGCTCTTTTCTTCTATTCATAAGCTATCATCCCTTTCCAATAATTGGTTTTTATCTTATTTCAGCCAATATTCTTTACAATCATCAGTTCTTTCCATAAATCCATAATCAACCAGGTAACGTTTAATCACCGCATAATCGCCATAAATCTCCTTCAATATTTGATTTAACTCTTTTTCCATATAGTGTTTTCCATGTTCCAGCTGTTCCGTTATTTTTGTCAAAACAACAATTTTATTCTTCTCTTTCCTGGGGAATGTTTTTAGTCTTAAGGGAGATAGATTTTCAAATACAGTTTTTAATATTTGCTCTTTTTCAGTAATAACATATCGATCATCAACCATAGTTGCATCATTATGAATAGGTACTATAGCCTCATCCATTGAGGACTTCTTTTCAATTGCCTGCTCATAGATTGCCAAATACATCTTTGCCTGTTTTGCCTTTTCACGAAGCATAAACCTTTGATGTCTTACTGTAGAAGGAGAAATATCAAGTATTTTTGCAATTTCTTTATCTGACATATCCGAATATATCAAAAATAATAGTTCTTTCTGA
This window of the Clostridium kluyveri DSM 555 genome carries:
- a CDS encoding DUF2087 domain-containing protein, encoding MDVDKLTIEELKNGYRFDIDTNSYICNNCGKRFEVGEIYSFAGRFFEASRAIKVHLSTEHGNYLKQLLYSESKYNTLTDNQKELLFLIYSDMSDKEIAKILDISPSTVRHQRFMLREKAKQAKMYLAIYEQAIEKKSSMDEAIVPIHNDATMVDDRYVITEKEQILKTVFENLSPLRLKTFPRKEKNKIVVLTKITEQLEHGKHYMEKELNQILKEIYGDYAVIKRYLVDYGFMERTDDCKEYWLK
- a CDS encoding GIY-YIG nuclease family protein, producing the protein MNRRKELKELYKAMKSDMGIFIIKSNFNDKCYIEVTQDLKGTINSTKFKLELGNHPNKELQKDWKEHGESNFTIEILKKLKYDKDETKVDYSEELNILKLIWEDSLSKKGMEFYKRQI